aggcgTTCCCCTGCATCTCCACCGGCGTGTTCGGTGAGTGGGGTCCGGAAGagccggggggaggggcgggaggggggccCGGCAGGCCAGGgcccctcacccccgcccccccccaggCTACCCCAGTGAGGCGGCGGCCGAGGTGGTGCTGGCGGCGCTGCGGGAGTGGCTGGAGCAGCACAAGGACAAGGTGGGCCGGGCGCGGGACACCCTGTGCGGCCCCTGTGCCTcccgggggggcggggcggggcggggtggccctcgctgagccccgcccccgcaggtGGATCGCCTGGTCATCTGCGTGTTCCTCGAGAAAGACGAGAGCATCTACCGGCAGCGGCTCCCGCACTACTTCCCCGCGGGTAggcgccccgcccctgcccctcccgcccgccccctgccccgcccccgctcaCTGTCCTCTGCCTTCCAGCCTGAGGCCCCCGCACtcaccctgaccaggactggtAAGCGGGGCCGGCCCGCGGGCGGCTGCCCTGGACTAACCCCCTGCCCACTAACACCTGCTCACCCGCACGCAggggggagccagggagggggcctcGGCGGCGGGGCGCCCACAGCGCCCTCACCTCTGCTCTGCCCTCAGATGCCCCGGGGCGCGCAGCACCTCGCTCCCAGCTCTGAGGTCACCCGAAGCCTCCAGCCTGGGCCCGGCCAGCCCGTCCTCGGCCTCAGCGCCCTGCCCTGGGGGAGCCCCTGAATAAAGATcgcttctcagctcctcctgTCTTCGTGGCTccggcagggagggggaggggggggagggggaggggagggggagggaggcggcCCAGGGGCGTggcccagcactgcaggagcCGGGCGGTGGTGGGCACTTGACTTTATtgagggcctgcccccgggagcTCACAGCCTgagggggacagggcaggggaaaAGATAGGCAAGGCAGACAGCGGGCCAAGCAGAGGGTaagaggggcgggggggggggggctggggactAAGGGGCATCCACGTGCCCCCAGCACACCGTCCCCCCTCCCGGGGCCCTACTGTGGGAGCCCGCTCCTGCACCTGCCACCACGCTGTCCCCAGGCCTCCCCACCATGCAGACCCCTGGGGGCGGGCAGGAAGCCGGGGCGGGGCCCTGGTCCGGCCGGCAGGTGGAGCAGCTGTCTCCAAGGAGCTTGCACCACTGCCAGCTAAGAGGGCAGGGCGCctggaggaaggaggcagagctAAAGTGCGCTGCTCCTagtggggagggggaaaggggagacccgcctggggggaggggacagccagGCAGGCCCGGCAGGGACACACCCACACCGCTCACCACCACATCCCCTTTAATAAAACGTGGAAGGTTGGGAGACAGGACGTGGGGGCGGGGGACGGGAGGGTGAAATATGACCATTtacaaccacaaaaaaaaaaaaaaaaaaaaaaaaaaaaaaaaaaaaaaaaaaaaccacctctgTACACGTCTAGCGCCTGGCAGAGGGGAGCGGGCCGGCCCTATTTGTAGAGGATGTCGTAGTGTCCGGGCCGGTAGAGCAGGTAGACCTTGGGCTCGGAGCCCTCGGGGAAGACGTGAGGGTTGGTGGTGCCGCCCTCGCCGCGGTCCATGTACTCCACCTGGATGGAGACGCTGAGGGCCTGGGCCAGCGCGATGATGTGGATGTGGTCACTCTCCTTGCACATGGGCTCCACCTCCTGCAGCACAGGGCagctcagccccgccccccgccctgcccacccctccgGGCTCGCCACCCCGGCGCACGGCGGCACCTGCTGGCAGAACTCCTTGACGGTCCGCCCGCCCTCGATGAAGTGCTCGAAGAACTTGCTCTCGCGCTGCAGGtagccagaggtgagcagccgcAGGTAGACCACGAGGTAGTCTGAGGTGCTCTGGTCGTTGAAGGAGGCCAGCAGGTCGGCGACGGAGGTCTGCTTCTCCACCTGCTCGATCAGGTCCATGAACTGCCGCCACGGAGAACGGGCACGGATGAGCGGGGAGCAGCCCCCGCCAGGCCAGCCCCACACAGGCACCCGGGCTCACCGTGTTGTGGAAGTCCTCGATTGTGAACTCGGTGAAGCCCTGGGACACCAGGTCCTCTTTGCTCTTGGCAGACACAGCTTTGAacctgggggtgggagaggaaaggaggccAGCATGGGCCCCTAGACCAGCAGTGCGGGGACCCCGCCAGCACCGTCCGGCCCCCGATGCCGCCAGTCCCCAAgccccaggcaggagcccagaccaCTGTCCGGCCTAGCCCCCCAGGGAGGCCCCCGGGCaagcccctgcccacctccctcctcACCGCTGCAACTCCTTGCTGTCGTCCAGCAGCGCCTCCAAGTGGGAAAACCCGAAAGCGCGGTAGAAGCAGTTGCCGTCGGGCCTGGTCTTCCGGATGTAGGAGTACTTTCTGTGGAGGTCCTGCAGAGGGCGGCCCACCCAACCCGTCATCAGGCCACACCGGGGCTCACCACAGACGCCCCTGGCAGAGGCCAcgtgcagcaggtggcagctagCTGCTGTCCCTGGCTCCCACCTCCAAGCTGCTAAGGTGTGACGAGTTATCCCACCTAGAGCCCCCCTAACAACCTCAGGAAGCCGCGGGTCCCCCCAAAgcaggcaccagccccaagccatGCCCTGCTGCTTGGCCTACAGGGCAGTTTGCTGATAGAAACATGCGAGTGAACCTGTCCCCCTCCAGTGCCGCCGGCCGTGTTCCAACCTAAGGAATGTCAGGGCAGGGGGCACAGCGCCAGgctccacatcctggccagccGGCTGAGACCTCCACCGCACgcacggcctggcccagcccccctgAAAGCGGGACTCTGCCTCCGGCCTCCCTGCCGATTCTACCCCGCCCACCCACAGGTACCATCACCAGTCTTCTGGACccctccggctccggctcccctAGGCGGCCAGGTTCACACTTGCTGtgctgcctcccaccctccccctcccccggcaATGACCTTGTGTACCTCTTCACCCCTTGGCCAGCAGCACTTCCGCCCTTGGCTTCCTGGCCTGCTCTATGTCGGCCCTCCCTGCACCCTGCGCCAGGGCTCCGGGGCACGTGCCAGTAAGTCGTCCTCCCTCTGCACCAACGTCTCTCCCTGCTGGCTTACACCCGTCAGCACAGGGACACAGCGCCAGTCCCCGTCGGCGCAGGGACACAGGGCCAGTCCCGGTCGGCGCAGGGACACACGGCAGCCCTCACTTCAGAAGGCCGGAAGCCCGAGTCCTTTCCCTCTGCTCTCCGCGGCAGAAACCTTGTCAAGTGGCCAGGTGCAcagtccccactgctctcccGCACAGGAGGCACCTGCTCCAGCCAAGGTCACAAACCCCGGGCAGCACTGCCCCCGGGGTCACTAGGTCCGGCTCCTTCATGACCCCACGGGTCCTTGTTGCCCCTGAACTCCAGGCAGaccctcctcacccctccaccCTCCGAAGGTCAAGGCCACCACCAAGCCACACTGCACCTTTCCTCAGTGTTCCTGGGTCACCTCACACACCCACACGGGCGCCTGCCAGGGAACACAGGCCACGCATGGTGCAGCAGGTGCCCCACGCAGCTTCCGGCAACAAGCCACGCTCGCGCTCAGGACAGCACCGAGCTCAGTTCAACAGCCCCAAAGGTAAATCCACGCGCTGATGGCCGCCCTCCACTCCAGCTCAGAGTCTCACGTCCAGCTGCCTCCCCCGGCACCTTGGCCTACAGGGCCGGGGCGTGATCGCCCAGCCTCGCCTCCCCCCCCAGGCTTTCTGGTGCCCATCAGGGCGTCGCTCACATCCAAAACAAGCAGAGCCTCTGACCACCCTAAACGCCCAATCACATCTCGCAACACTCACGTACCCGCCCTAAACGCCCAATCACGTCTCCCGACACTCAAGTACGCGCCGAGTGACCTGGAGCCCACCCCGTCGATTTCTAGGGAGATAGTGGGACAGGCAGCCTGGAGATGGGGCCCAGGGACACGCCCCTCCGCAGGGGACCGGCACCGCGGGGCGCTGGCCAGCACCACCCTCAGCCCGCAGCCGTCCCGTGAAGGAGAAGGCCCCTCCACCCGGAGACGGACAGCAGCGCGGCTCCCCTCCCCGCAGGCCCTCCAGGGACGGCCACGTGTCCACCACAGACCACACGGGGAATCTGAATCAGCTGCCCACCGCCACAAGTCAGGGGACCTCACTATTTCTGGCTTCCCTTGGAAAACTGGAGctggccccaggggagaggaggagcGGACACTCGCTCTCGCTGCAAGGCCGCCATGCCGTGGCGGGGAGTGGAGGCCCCGCTGTCCACGCGCCGGGCCTCTCCTCGGGTGAAGGCTCCAAGCAGCCCCAGGTCACTGAGGGGAGACGTTCACTGCATCTCCACACCCGTCACGCTCTGCACTCAacttgggaggggaggggaggggcctggccctgctggagTGACGCCCACTGCCCCCCACCTCGGCAGGTCCGGGAGGCAGGCTGAGGGGCAGCCCACGCCCCGGCCACGGGGAGGTCCTGCCCAGCACACGCCTGGCCCCACACAGGCAGAGGCGAGtcatcccatttcacaggtggggaCTGGCCCAGGATACCGCTGCTGAGGGGCGGGCCCTGGATCTGGTCTTTGGGCCAGAGCCAGCACACCTCCAGAGCCAGCCCTCCCCTCTGAGGGCgcaggcccggcccagccctcccGCCCCTGCGGGTGGCGCCCACCTTGATCTTCTGTTGGTAGATGTTGTCGTCTTCAGCGTACTCCTTGTACAAGACCGAGAGCTCCAGCCGTTCGGACACCAGGGGGTTGTGCACGGCGATCTGCAGGAGGCAACACAGCCACAACGCTGGAGCGGGgcggagggctgggctgggtacCCAGTAACACGGTGACCAAGACGCGTGCAGTACCGCCCAATCCAAGGAGGAGAGCGCTTCCGAGGTAGAGACGACTGACTCAGACCCGGCCATCCCACGCCCAAGGCGGGGTCACCGGCCTCTGCCCCCCCAGCTGAATTGCCCTCACCTCTTGCTGAATCCGGTCCTGCTGCGCCATGATGGCTTCATCGTAGGCCAGACAGTTAACACCTGGAAGAGGCCGGGGAGCCGCGGATGACTGGGCGTCCTGGCCCTCTCCACTGCGGACAGCTGGGCCAGGGATGAGCAGCCGGTGGCAGGGGGCAGGCGACCCACGCTCTTCTCCCCAGCTGTGCCCAACTGGGAGAAAtccttcctcatctttaaaacgAAGGGAAGAGGCGACCAGCCCAGGGTCCGCCGTCCCAGCCCGGCACTGGCCCGGGGTCCGCCGTCCCAGCCCGGCACCGGCCCGGGGTCCGCCGTCCCAGCCCGGCACCGCCTTCCTCCCTGCTGTCCATCAGCACTGGCCAGCCCACGAATGCTCGGGGCCGGGCGAGGTCTCCTGGGGGAAAgcagggggctgtggggagaGCTTCCTGGGGGCCTGACTTCCGCAGCCCCATCATCCTCCCACGGTACCCCTGATGGTGCCCATTTTCCAAAGAGcaaaacaaaggcagagaggtGAAGTCATCCTGGCAAGTAGGGACCTGCGGTCACGCCCACGTGTCCAATGCCCAGCGAGCCCCGCTCTGCTCCGAGCCCCGGGCGCCCCCACCACCCGCCTAGGCCCCCTGCgctgcatgggggggggggtacccTGGCGTGCTCTAGGAGCAGGGACCCCTCTCTGCAGAAGTCTCATGCGCGGGACCCGCGAAACCTGGATTCGGATCCTGGCTCGCTCTTAAATTCTGTGACCCTGAACATGTcactgctggggcctgggcttgGGTGAGCGCTGAGCGCCTTCTCGTAGGGTTAGCGCTGCTGGGCCCCGGCCCGTGCCCTCGCGGCTCTGCATCCgccgccaccccccacccccagtgcccaGCTCGGCCCCCGGGGCCCAGCGCCCGGACGGAAAACGGGGCGGGTGGGGCCGCTCCTAAGGCACCCACGTCCTCAGGGGTCTAAGAAAACAATGGGCGGGCGGAAAGAGGCGGCCAGGCCAGAAGAGGGGGCTCTACCGGAAACGGCCCAAGTCCGAAGGAGCGGACGCCGACGGCCCCTTCGGGGCCAGCGCCGCCCACGACACCGCACCCGGCCGAGCCGGCCCTCCACGCCTCCCGGCCGCGAGCAGACGCCGGCGCTGCGGTCCGGGCCTAGGCCTCGGCCGGCCCGACGGGGACCCGGACCCCGGGCCCCGGGCGCGCGGCGCGGAGGGCGGggcggcccaggccccgccccgggcgcGCGCCCGAGGCCAGGCCGCCAGGCTCGGCCCCCCGCCCGGCCGGGGGTCGCGGAGGGCGCGCCTTCCATTgtgagggggcagggaggcggcGGCGTCCGCGCGTCGCGGCCGCTCCGGCCGCCCCGCCTCCGCCGCCTTCCTGGAGAACAGCCGGCCCGGCCTTGGCCCCCGCGGGCCCGGGCCGGACACCCCTCCCGCGGCCCGCACCTTCGGAGTCGCTGCCCAGCGGCTCCTGCTTCTGCTGCTGAGGTTCCTCCGCCGCCATCTTTAAACAGCGCCGCACTGCCGAGCGCTTCCGGGTTACCGGCCGCCCTCCTCCCGGAAGCGAGCCCCGCCTGCTGGCCCCGCCTTGGCAACGGCCCTAGCAACGGGGTCCCCGCGGGcgatggcggcggcggcgcaggTGCGGGGCCCCTCGGGAGCCGGCCGCCCCTAGCCCGCCCCTTCGCGTGCTCGGTTCCCCCAGCCTCCCGAGTTCCCCGGCGTCGGCTTTCTCTGGGGTTGGAAATGCGGGCTGCGCTATGGAGATCGTGGGACGATTTAAGTTAAAATCTCTGCAGGCAGCCTCCACGCCGGCGGCCGCAGCTGCAGGGCCGCACCGCCGCTTTGGc
This window of the Lepus europaeus isolate LE1 chromosome 7, mLepTim1.pri, whole genome shotgun sequence genome carries:
- the OTUB1 gene encoding ubiquitin thioesterase OTUB1, with product MAAEEPQQQKQEPLGSDSEGVNCLAYDEAIMAQQDRIQQEIAVHNPLVSERLELSVLYKEYAEDDNIYQQKIKDLHRKYSYIRKTRPDGNCFYRAFGFSHLEALLDDSKELQRFKAVSAKSKEDLVSQGFTEFTIEDFHNTFMDLIEQVEKQTSVADLLASFNDQSTSDYLVVYLRLLTSGYLQRESKFFEHFIEGGRTVKEFCQQEVEPMCKESDHIHIIALAQALSVSIQVEYMDRGEGGTTNPHVFPEGSEPKVYLLYRPGHYDILYK